The region tctggaaaataatttttcagaaATCTCTTTTTGAAATTCTCCCAGCTCACTTCCTCCTCCCTAGTCCCCATCTGTTGCTGCATACCAACCCACCAATATTCTGCATCACTCACCAAGAGAAAGGTGGCATAGGCCAGTTTTTGTTCATCTGAGCATCCTAGTACATGGAATATCTTTTCGCACTCCCTGATCCACGCATATGAATCGTCAGGAGTGGCCTTGCCATTGAACTTGGCTGGTTTGTGCCTAATGAAATCATCCATGCTGACAGGTCGTGGTGCAGGCTGTGGTAGCACCACCTGTTGTGGCTGCATGGCGTCAACCAATCGGTGAATAGCGTGGGCAATCTCATCAGCTGAGTTATTGGCACCAATTCTTCTACCTCTTCCGCCAGCCATTTCCTAGTTTCTGGAACATAGGGTATCATACACCATTATAATTTATCTCAGAAAAATGCATTAGCAATAGACACCATGCAATAACACATATTTTAACAACTCTACAATTCAATCAATTTATACTAATCTCACAATTGCGATAACCTCACTTCCCAAGGCCCAAAAATCATTTCGAAATCATATGCTCTAATACCAAATGAAACACCCTAggtggatattactagataaaactcattttcaaaaaaattactttaagaTATTCAGACATTATAATAAgttcccaagcgcgggaaatttaaaacttatctcgCTATAATCCATTCATATTGCCTCATCTTTATTACATATTCATAatggataaaacatcataaagTCTATTACAAAATGTAGGAAAGCATAGTATAATGAAAATCCCTCATCGGTAGCCTCGCTCTGTCGCTAAGCATCAGCATGATCACCTGAattcacatctgctcccacgtGACAAGTCATgtgatcatcgtcaaacacaaacacacaaacaagaaagggtgagctgataaagaaaacaatataaTCATAAGATAATAAGAATTGTCCCTCTCCCAATCTAACttagttaattttagtttggtaatcttgttatCACAATATACttccaatctcataacctatatgagaaagattcaactacaaccttggtccttagggattatcatgctcccacgaacctacccgctcctggtccaactctacagacctccccgcccgtagtccaactctacgaacctgtcCGCTCGTAGTCCAGCATGcatgaacacctactatgaacttCCCCGCCCATAGTAGCCTCAGGTGTGAGCTCGGAAtatacgaacctacccgctcgtatccccacacaagagtacaaccgatacggacctccccgcccgtatcAATCACGTATCTCACAACTTcgttacgaacctcctcgctcgtaaccaatccagcatatccctgaccaagctaccaagaaaaaggaaagaaaatgtccatgcaaatccatctgcAAAGGACCCCTGCCACTACACTCCTGCCTGGCGCCTCTCCATGAACCGCAAGGCGAACACGCTCCAGGCCGCCTGGCAGTGTCTTTCTACCGTCGGGCGCCTGTCCTCACAATCCTCTCTGTTGCGTGGCTTACCGCCTGGCGAGGCTTCTCCCACCGACAGGCACCACACTAGTAAAGACACTCCCCTACTGGTTTATACACTTGCACAGATTTTCATGCACATTCAACCATTAAATCTCACATCCAGATCACTACCTACAAATATTTACAGTACTACAATCATCAACTCATCCAATTCAGAAGCATTCGACCAAGTAAGCATTCATTCATGATCATTGGAAGTTAAACATACACAACTGAGCCCCCGACCTGCACATGTGGTACTATGACCAGAATACCATTATCAGCATCACCTCATTTCTTTACAAGGACACTACTTGCATATCATACATTACCAACAGATAGTTTATAACGATACTCACCACCCAAATCATTCACATACTCTATATCAACTTAATGTGACACTTTAGCCATTATCAATatatcatacatttcataatagCACAACTTCATACTAGCATTTTGAACACGCATACAATGGTACCAAAACAGTCATGCCAGAATACTCATTCAATTATCTCAAATCCTCATAATATAGTTCATGCATCAACCCATCCCACTAGATAACTCTTACATCGCACAAGTACCcccatttttatattcaaaatcatTCCCTAACACCTATACTTAAATCTGCGATTTTCCACTACACACCCCAACCCACTGAGCACGCTAATCACCACTGACAACTcaataccgcctggcggcgcacTGGTTACCGTCGGGCGGCACATAAGAAATCTTAAAATTCCATATTTCCCGCATCTGCAGAAAACCCTATTACCCCTAAATTTCCAATTCAATTTCTCATCGCAGATTTAACCACATGCATTAGTTTAAGTAGCACACACACATATCATTTTATGCACTCTAATTGAGACTTTCAATAACACATTGCTACTTCCTCTACATTCCAATTAGCAATCAAACATACACCATAGTATTCATACATCCAATACACACTGATCAGATTTCCACACACCCGTTAAGTCAACATTCAATCACATCAATGAAAGCATCATTAGTATTATATAAATACAACAGTTCAACCATATCACAAAAGCATCAAAAACAGGTCAAAATATGCGATTCCAGTGCGCGCCGCCTGCGGGTCCACCATGGCCGCCAAGCCGTTCTTCACAGATCCCAGAAAACCACTGCGATagttgcgtcgcctggcggagcacccttagccgccaggcggttctgGTAAATTTTGCCCAGAACTTTCGAGTTTGAACGCGAAAATAGTAAACACATTATCAGGCCACAAAATCATACTAGAACAGGGGAAAAAATACGAATAACACATATGAAcagctccccttacctctgATCCTCGCTCCAATTGAAATTTAACGATTGATGCTTGTTGTCTAAGGCCACCTATAAAGgtattttcttcaattcccttcAACCCTCACTCTCTTCCTCTAGACCACGAAATTCCCAGCCTCCTCTCTATTTTCCTTCGCTATCACTCACTCTAACTCTTTGCTTTCTCACACAATCCTTTCCTTCTCCCCAATTCAgcccaatttaataaaataaataaaaaaaacgaaattgcatttatatttttaagttttataaccATTACTCTTGTTTAGTGCACCTAACTGACACCTCTTTGCTTTCTTAGGGAATTCCTATAGTTTTTCAGATTTTCCCTCACCtggcaaaaacaaaaatataaatagagtCCATTTCCCTTAacccaaggttcgaacccatgaccatgccaatgccaactcaatacacaaccatttaaccaaaataatgttttatgtCAATTTACCCATTCGTATGAACTTAAATCATGCTTTCATATTCACCATATAGTAccaacataaaacaaaattaaatacttcTACTAATGACATGTTagggacttgaacccaagtcccctcAA is a window of Vigna unguiculata cultivar IT97K-499-35 chromosome 4, ASM411807v1, whole genome shotgun sequence DNA encoding:
- the LOC114180433 gene encoding uncharacterized protein LOC114180433; the protein is MAGGRGRRIGANNSADEIAHAIHRLVDAMQPQQVVLPQPAPRPVSMDDFIRHKPAKFNGKATPDDSYAWIRECEKIFHVLGCSDEQKLAYATFLLVSDAEYWWVGMQQQMGTREEEVSWENFKKRFLKNYFPDSAKHEREAEFLTLQQGNMTVQGYVNRFEYLARFYT